Below is a window of Cygnus atratus isolate AKBS03 ecotype Queensland, Australia chromosome 3, CAtr_DNAZoo_HiC_assembly, whole genome shotgun sequence DNA.
TTGAACGGGTCCTGTGGGTATCCCTGACCCCACCACACCGatccctgctggcagcacagcaatGATCCGGGTTTAGGCTGGATCCTGGGCTACTTTTCACAGCTTCCATCCTTCACGAGGCAGCAGACTCGTTCCCGATCACACCAGTTTTCCAACCACCAGCTGCATTTACAATAGCCCTTCCCAAAATCCAAGCAATTAACTTGGGTACTATTTCATGTAAAATGCTAACATCTCACTTTTCACACCATACTCTTTTAATCCGACTTTAATATTACTTGCAGCCCTGCCTCCCACCACGCAGGAGTTTTCCCCCACGGGGGGCAGGTTAGGAGGAAAAGAgtgagaatatattttatagcCAAATCAGCCGGCGAGCAGCGAGGGGTTAGCAGGGGATGGAGCCTGAAGGCAGCTCCGCCACGCTTTCCCCTTGCAGCATAACTCATCTTTATGTGCTTCTCCGGAGAGGGCAGCGAGCCTCGCTGacagcagctgtcagcagcacGTCGGGTTTCGTGGCGGTGACAAAGACCCGGGATTTCGGAGGGGAAAGCaaaaggcagaggcagggggtGGCGATAGCCGAGCTGCGGCTGCACGGGAAGGGGCAGGGATGCAGGGAGGGCTGGAGGTAGGTGTGCTGCCCCCGAAAACCAGGTGTGTGCAGCCCCAGCGGAGGCAGCCGCCCAAAATTTGGGCATCGCTGGGGCAAAGCGACTCCCCTGGGGCTTGCATCCAGGCCACCCTCAAGCAGCTTCGCTCCAAAGAGCCCCGGCTCCTGCAGGCGGGGGCAGCAGAGGAATCTCCTGAAccacttggaggaaaaaataatgtgtttttttttttttttttttttctccttcttctgtttttccatagTTTCGTGCCCGCGTCCCCTGCCAGCCAAGATGTGGGGCTCGCTCTGGAGCAGCCTgcccgtggtgctggggctgctgctcggccaccccgccgccgccagcggCCCGTGCTGGGAGAGTGGCAAATGCCAGGACCTGGCCACCGAGAGCGGCGTTTTGGTAAgcgggggggacagggggggcCTTTTGCTTGCTTGGGTTTCTAACCCAAGAAAtggaggtggggtggggagggggtggcaGGGATGCTGTCCTGTGGGGGTCACCACGTCAAGGTGATGCCTTGTGCCCCATGACCCATAGGTTTGGTGGGCTTCTGCCTCTTGGCTGCGTTGAATACTGGAATTGTttgggctggcagggccctcagagcccccccagtgccaccccctgccatgggcacgacccctgcccccagcccaggctgcccccagccccatccagcctggccttggtcacccccagggatggggcacccccagctcctcggggcagcctgcgccagggcctCGCTGCCCTCGTCATGACAAATTTCTTCACGCTGGGTGACAATGGCAAAATAAGTATTTGAGCTTGTGGCGCCCCTCCTACATGGAACAACTCCAGAATTTGGGTATTGGCCTTCCCCCGAGCCCGAGGGCGTTTGGCTCACCTTGACTGGCAAAGGGATGGCGGTGACAGGAGGGTTGTCACAGCTCGGCCTCTGCAGGGCCTGAGTTTGCTCCAGGGACCCAACGCGCAgcctcctgggggggggggatctgtgccccccagcaccttcCACATCCCCACGGAGCGGGTAGGGTGCCTGGGTGGGGACATGCAGGGTGGCACCGTCACAGGGAAACTTTGGTGGGACATGGGAACGAGAAGCTCCAAAGCGCACGtaccggggcggggggggggacagcgaTGTCCCCGGCGTCCCCACATGGCCCAGCTCAGCCTCCCGTCCCTCTGGCCCCCCGCAGGCGTGCGCCAAGGCGTGCCGAGCGGAGCTGTCGGCCGAGGCGCCCATGTACCCGGGCAACGGgcacctgcagcccctctccGAGAGCGTCCGCAAGTACGTGATGAGCCATTTCCGCTGGAACAAGTTCGGCCGCCGCAACAGCAGCAGCGGGCACAAGCGGGACGAGGCGGCCGGCGTCCCCCTGCCGCCCCGCCGGCCCGccgagggggaggaggaggaggaggaggaaggagcggggctggagagggaggaaggcaaGCGCTCCTACTCCATGGAGCATTTCCGCTGGGGGAAGCCGGTGGGCCGCAAGAGGAGACCCATCAAGGTGTACCCCAACGGCGTGGACGAGGAGTCGGCCGAGAGCTACCCGCTGGAGTTCCGCCGCCAGCTGGGGCCCGACGCCGCCCTGGGCTCCCCCGGCTTCTCcaaggaggacgaggaggaggaggaaggcgaggAGGAGAAGGACAGCGGCTCCTACCGCATGCGCCACTTCCGCTGGCACGCGCCGCTGAAGGACAAGCGCTACGGCGGCTTCATGACCTCGGAGCACAGCCAGACCCCGCTGGTGACTCTGTTCAAAAACGCCATCGTCAAAAACGCCTACAAGAAGGGCCAGTGAGCGGGGCAGAGCCCGAGGGGCatcccgccccccgccgccgccccgcgtAGCTTTAGTGTCCCGCCGGCATGTGTGTCACTTAGAACAGCGATCGCTCGTCGTCTTGTCGATTATCGCCCCTCCGCCCGCTGCTCCCGGGCGAGGGATTTGTCCTCCCACCCCGACCGAGGACTTCGTCCTCCCACCCCGACACCGAGCGGGCCCGGGACGAAGGCACCGACGCAGCCGCCGGGCGCCCCCAGGGAGCGGCGGGTGCTCGCGCTGGGTTATTTTCATACTTTCACCGAGCTGTACAATACTGTAAATGATGGATTAAAAggattctaaaataaataataatttttttttgcaagctaGCCAGGTGTCCGTGATGTCTCTGGGGCTGTTTTTTTGCAGGGGGGGTGGAGAAAATAACCGCAAGGCCAAATCCTGCAGCCGGGGGAGCAAAGAGGCATGGCGGGGGACATGGAAGCGTGAttttggaagagctgctgctggttgcaggctcagccccagctctgctgccccagctcGGGAGTTTCCCTTCACCTGGCCGTGGGCGCTGGGTGTGGGGCTGCATTTTGGCAGGGTCAGGCTCCCCAAGCACCCGCACAGCTTCCCCAGGTAAGTCATTAATTGCCCACTGAATGACAATGCTGAGGATTCATAGGCAGGCAGGAAAGCTGCATCATTTACGAAGTCGTGCGTCTAAATCATTTGCGGATGCACGGAGGTGCAATGAAAGCAGGGGGATGGGGATAACAGTTtggggcagagccctgggggaGGGTAACGGGTTTGCAAACAGTTTCATTGGAAAGCAAACCTCCGccaagctgcagctggaggtcaGAGAAAACTTACTGGTGCCAAGGCGTAACCACTTCTACCTGTGCACTGAAGCGGTAAGGAGAGCAGGGCGCTGTGCGGGGCGCAGCCCCATCTGTGCTCACAGGGTCGGGGGGAGATTCTCGTTCTTCGCCCCCCTTGGGTGCCCACCAGCCTCTGATCTGccttagggacacggtttagtggtgACAGgggtggtagggggatggttggaccagatgatcttgaaggtcttttccaaccttcatgATTTTATGACTTTTGCAGCTCGCAAGGGAGCAAAAGCAGGGGCACAGATGAGCCCAGGACCCACCTTTTGCTAGACCTTTCCCCAGAGACTGCAGGGAGCAgtgggaaaagggaggaaataaCAGGTGATAGGAGGCTACAGGCTGCGAGAGACGAAGTATCAGGCCATTTAATTGCAGGGATGTGCTGCAAGAGCAAGATCTAGATCAGGAATAATAAATCCTCACCCTTTCCTCCAGCCCCTAAAGAGGTGGCACCCAGGTGCCGTGAACATGCCGACACAGCAGACCCCGTAACAGCAGACCCCATAAGACGGCAACATCAACATTTATTTGAGGGTGTGTTTGAAAACACCGACAGCCTCGTGGCCTTCTCCCCACCTGCCCTCGGCTACACAcgaaaaaaaaaccacagtgcCCCGAAATACAGAGATGGAAACGCACACATGCACCTAACGGCCGAGTTTATAGAAATATACTTTGTCATCTATACATACACCAGTATCTAAACTAAACGTGACGTACAAACAGGTCACTTACACGGGGGGGTAGGGACATTTACAAGTGGAGCTGGGGGCCTGAAAGGCGATGCTGAGCGCAGCCAGCACCCGATTtcggagggagggaggaggggggtgCAGCAAAAGggagcagcactgggagcagggggacCTTGTGGAAACCCCCCCACCAAGGGTTTGTCCACGGGGTAACATGCAGGCCAGCCTCCGGGAGCCCCAAACGGCACCGGCCCCCCCAGGACGTGCCCCATACCATCCCCACGGCTCCTCAGTTTCAGCCAGGCAGGCTCTAAAGAGCAAACCCTGtgctctccttccccccttctTTGTGTTTTGGAGGGGTTTTCCCCCCCAGGCACACAATCTGGGGGTTCATTGCTTTTCCTACTGCATTTTCATCAGGACAGCAATGGAAACAAACCCTCCTCTGCCAAGCAGCTTCTTTGTGTTCCCGCTGACAGCCCCAAAACCTCACCCAGCCAAAATTCAGGCTCCAGGGGGACTGGGCATAATCCAGGGAGCAAAAAAGGACGGGAGTGGGTGACAGAAACATGGGAGGACCCTGAAGAGGGGCAGCGGCAAGGGACAGCCTCGGGCGCTGGGCAGggtggcagaggcagagccctgctgtgaGCGGGGAAGTGCTGCAATCCAGCCCCGGGACCGAAATACACCCTTGTTTTTCCTGTCCTCTTAAGCTAGGTCATTTCCTAAACCCGGATTACAGGACGACCACACAAACAAGCGCTGACCTCGGGGCAGTCGCAAACTGTATCCgccaccaagaaaaaaaaaaaaaaagagaccaaaaaaaatatatacgtTAATGTGTAATTACAGCTTAAAATAACTGCCTGAAGAGCTGCGGCGAGACGTGGCAGAGAAACGTGGCGTGGCCGAAacgaggagcaggaggcaggcaggggtGCTGAGGCCACCAGGCACGGGGGGGCTGCGCTTACCTGCTGGCCCTGTGCCACGTGCAGCTCCCACGTCTCCAATTTTAGACCCTCCTGCACCTCTCCACGCAGGGAAGTCGGAGGCGGTGTGCCCGGCTGGAAGGAAAGGGGCTGCCCCAGGATTTTATAGCGGTCCTGGTGCAGGAGGCTCCGTGCTTGGCTCAGCCAAAACCTGCCTGACcgcagcagaggctgcaggctgtgcccGAGAGCACCTGAGCTCAGCCTGAGCACAGCTTCAGTGCACCAAGGCTTGGAAGGCATTTGGGAGCAAGATTTACCCTGTAAATTACTCAATACCTCCCGGgcatccttttcttccccatccctaCCATCTTCACCTCGCACTTCTGGTTCAGGAGGAGCCAAAAGGATCCCAAATTCTCCCAAGAGGGTATTTTCTATCGCACGTCTAAAGAAAAACTCCACAGCCACATTTCTCCCCAGTCCAAATCCAGAGGTGTGATCCACAGCCCGCCAGGTGCAGGGTCTGATGGCTGGACCCCATAAAACACCTCTCATTGCAGCCACCTTCCCGCAGCCACTCGTGTTCTTCGTGGTTAGGGCTCTGCTGATTTAAGACAGGATTTAATCAAAGGgactctgttaaaaaaaaaataaatctcttcctCAGACAGTAACCCCAAAACTGTGAAATCCCGAACCAAAAATGTGAAAACGGTTGGTTAACGCGTTGATAATCCCAACGTGGTCGCTCCTCATGCCTTGTGCCACGGCTCCAGGCACCCCACTGTACGCACGCTGCCTGCGGGCTGTCAGACTGGGCAACCCGCTGACGACATGGACAAGAAGCACAGCTCTTGTAGATTTcccctcctcaaaaaaaaaaaaaaaaaaaaaaaaaaaggcgttttcccaaataaaacatgttttcaggTGACCTGGAACCAGCCAGGCTGCTGCGTGCAGCATCTACATCCATGATGGGACAACTGCCACCCTCGTGTCGCGCCGGGCACCCCCTCGTCCAGGGCATCAGGGCAGCTTCAAGTGCCCGGGGAATTGCCCCGCACCAGGGCAGCTGCCAGGAAGACGCAGGCTCACAGGCCAGGAGCTGGATTTGGGGACTGTACCCACCCCAGCGACCTGCCTCGAGCACGAGCTCCAGCAGGCTTTGCTTTTACAGCCGCCCCGGGGCACGCTGCGCCCCGCATCCGTCCTGCCTTTTACACTCTGACACCCTCCAGCTTCCTCCTGCACCCTCGCCAGGGGCTCTCGATGTGGCTGACAGATGACGCGGGGAGGGATTCCCCAAGGAACAGGCTTGCTTTTTGCTGGGAAGATGTACGTGCCCAATGCTGCCCACCAGGAGCCAgaccctctcctctctcctccccgAAACCAAAACCGGAGAGGGAGGTCAGAGCAACGACACCTCCCCGCACCTCCTGCCGCAAAACGTGGCTGCAGAGGGTCACGAAAGAAAGTACGGGAGACAGGTCTGTGGTGCCAACGAATCTTGGGGGTAGCCTCAGTGTCCGTGTCCCTATCTGTCACATGCACGAGGACGCAGTCCCCACGGGGCCGGCGGTCTCTCCCCAAGAGGTCCTTCGGCACAGGCTGCGCAGGGGCGGCTCCGTCCTAGCAGCACAGCCACCCTCAGTACACGCACAGGTCCGGGAACTTCATCTCATACACCGGGATGGAGTGGTTTTGGGGCTGGCCGTAGGCAGCTGTGATGGTGCCCGATGGGCTTGGTGGTGGCCTGAAaggggagagaggcagggaggcGTTTTACAGAGTTGTTTCATAAAGAAGCAAAGCCTGCTGCAAAAAACCATGCATCTTACACCGCTACAAACCTCCCCAGTGCCCCAATAGCTCAGGGGAATTGCAGCAAACAAACCAGAAGCTACTCCCAGCAACCCTGTGCCATCAGAGACACCCCAGTCCCGGGCCAGCACCCActcccagcaccctgcaagCACCACGAGTGGGATGCTCAGCTAGCGGTGCTCAGCACGGCGTGCTCGGCCATCTCCCCAACTCACCGTATGGTGATCTCGAAGATCTGGTTGagcttgctctgcagcagcgTCGCCTGCAACAGACACGGTGGCTGCGTTAGTGCAGCTGCACCCCAGGGACTGCAGCCCAAGCACCACAAACACCCCGCCGGCCTTcccagagaaggaggagggtgGCTTGGCAAAATTCAGAGCTGCACCGCCACCGCCCACCTCTCCCGGGGGAGCCGACTGTGGGGATTTCGAGAGCCACGGCCCCGACTCACCCGGGCGCCGCAGTGAGCAGCGATCTCCTCGAACGGGGCTTTCTGAAATTTCTCCACCACTTGTCGCCTCCGCTCTcgctcctgctcctccacgGCGACGCTGTCTACTGAAGCAGAGGGGAGATGGCTCTCAGGTGCTCCCCCCCCGCAGCACGGGCCCCCCACGCCgcacccccacctccccagcagccagggcgGCATCCCTACAGAGCTGAGGATGGGTCTTTAGGGACACCCCAGGGCCAAGGAGACGGAGCTGCCTGGCCACCCTACAGCCTGGGTGTAATGCTGCTGTGGCAACGCACTGTGGATCCGCGGTGTATGCGCACAGAGGGGTGACTGTACCCACACACCACCCACAGAACACGTCGGCCTCCACCTCTCCCTCACTTACCTATTGCCTTCTTCAGTGTCTCATACGTGATCTCTTCTGCTGGTGCTCTctgaagggaggggaaaagcagaGGAGGCTCAATACACAGCACAGGACACTGTTTGGGGATCAGAACATCCCAGAACCAGTGCCAGGGGCTGCATTCTTGCACCAAAACACAGCCCGTCCTTAAAGGACAGGGATCTCTTTCCTGGCAACCTGTacttttaaagtgctttttcagGCTAGACTACCCTGGCTTTACATCTCCCACGGCTAAGAAATACGCATACTTGGAAAATAGAGAGTTGACACCCAAAAAGCAGTGTGAGACccttcctgctgtgcagctcccCTTGCACGCTGGGATCCATCAGCACCTGGAGGGGAGCATCAGTGGGAGACGGGGATTTTCTGCCCCCCACTAGCTGCCAGACATACCAGGGCTGAGTTATACACCCCTGTGCTCACGGCCAGCCAAACATGCAGCCAAATGAAGAATTATAACCCAGCTGCACACTGCCAGGCTGCTAAGAGCTCACAGCACCAAAGGAACGACGCAGTTTCTACAAGCCTGGTGCATCACGGTACCTGCTCTCGCTCAGGACTGTTTCTAGACTCCACCTCAACCTGTAGGGAAATGGTCTCACCGATGCTCTTCCTCTTGGACAGGCGATCTTCATCTGGGGAGGAAGTAAATGGACAGAAGAGCTAATTGcagccaccccagcacccccggaTGTACCTTGTGTCCCATCCCTAGGGTAGCAGCCAGTCTGCTCAGGTTTCACCCAAATtcacccagcccagcagcaccaagCCAAGCCCAGCGGGCTTCATGGCTCCATCAGTCCGGCCTGCCATGCATTTGGCAACCCCAGAAAGCTCCCACCTGACAGTTTTGTCTCTCAGTTTCCCCAAAACGGCACCTCTAAGGGAAGGCAGACCAAACACCAGGCCCACGTGCAGCACGGGAACTTCACATCCCCATTGCTGTGCAGAATGAGGGACTGGTTTCCTGCCCCATGGTCCTCCTGTACCCAGCCCGTACCTGTCAGCTGGGGGATGTAGGGTGTGCTGAGGCGGTCCGAGTTGTAGccgctgccccccagcacctcacTGATCTTGCTCTGCCAGAAGAAGACCTCCGGACCCAGGCGGTCGAGGCTCTTGCTCAGTCTAcagggatgggaaaaaaaaaaacaaaaagcaggggAGATGGCAGCACTTCTTCTGCTCAGGGAACAGCACCAGGAAGGAGggggcttccagctcctctcaGTCAGAAACAGTGGGCTCACGTGGCTCTGCTTAGTGCCACCACAGCTGGACACGTCACGGTATCTCTGGACTCACCGGTACAAAGCCAGGGAGTACCAGAAGCGCCCTTGACCCATCACAACAGACACAGATGTGCTCAACAGCAGAGCACCACCCCAAAGTAGGGAACGCCTTGAGACAACAGCGGCACCCACTGGGGCGGTTTCTCCGTAAGGGACCTCACCACCAAACGTGAGGGATGCAAAGTGTGCCGAGGCTGTCCCAGCAGGAGTGGGACAGCCCAACCAGCCTCGGCCCCGGGATGATCAGCATGCAGTAGGCGTCTCTGAAATGGTGGCACACCGTCCTGCTGCCTGAGCAGGGAAGGGGATCAGCCAGCGGAGCCAATCCTGGTGTACGGCCAGCTGTGAGCACCAGCTTTGGCAGCTGGACCCTTCCCTGACTGCACGGGGTCCTCATATCGAAATAGAAGATGAAGAACACGATGTCCTTCCCACCGTGCCATCCCCAGATGGGAAAGGAAGACAAGCAGAGGCACACGAAGGGTTGATCAACTCTACCACCCATGCTCCTACAGATGCTGAGTCCTCAGGATCAGCTAGCAGGGAAGAGGGTGTTTCCAGAGGAGGCTCTCACCTGGGTCTCTCCACGAACACATCCTCAGGGAGCAGATAGGGAGCCTCCTTCTGCCGCATCTGGATGACCTGCGGGGGGCAAGCAAGGAACCAAGCTCAAACCTCGCAGGTGCCAGGGGGGCTGCGGCAGACAAGCCACCAGCCCGAGCCCTTCGCACCTCGTGGATGTGCTGGCAGAAGGTGGGCACGGTGATGAGCTGGCTGATGAGGTTCAGGTAAGCTGCTCCGAGGGCAAAGAGCGCGCAGCGGTTGTATGCCATCAGGTTGTCTTCGTTGATCTGGGccatctcctgcagcagagagacAGAGCCGTGAGACGGGGACAGGCAAGGTCCCAGGGGGGTCCCCATCCACCTCCCAGCACCACCGCCCTGCAAACATCCCAGCTTTTGGAGCAGGGGTTGGGGCGTTGCAGAAGCTGGCAAGCTGACTAGGATCAATCCCTGCAAGTGCAGATCTGATCCCACTGCGGCAGAAGAAGCTAAGAGTGGGTGAGGAGCTTACATCCCCCTTGCTCAGAGACCCCAGCTCCAAAATAAACCCTTCTCCCTTCAGTTCCTCCGTTGCCTCTTCCCAAGTATAGCCCACATCTGGAGAGATTACATCGGGAGGGGACAAGGCTGGGTAAGACGCTGGGGAAGGAGCATCCTGGCccacccagcaccagcagcgcACCCAGCTTCCCATCTGCCCACCTGCACCGCCAGCACCAGGCGGATGAGGTCCACCACAACCTCCTCGTTAGCCAGCTCGATGCTGATGAGCATCAGCATGCTGTAGAGAGCCTCGTAGTGAGCCTGCACGTTGCTCTCCTCCTTGCATATCAGGTAGATGTGCCGGTAGAGCTGCTGGCCGTGCTGTTGGGACACGGAGGGACACGGTCACCTGCTGAGCATCCCCTGCATGCAACGCTTCCATcgacacaaagaaagaaaagcagcagggccCAGCAAAGGGGCCACCATCCACGCATGATCCAGAGCTCCTCGGATCACCAAGCAGATGCAGAAAGCCCCAGGAGAGGGAGCTGTGACTACCAGGTGGTGTTTCACCGCCTGCTGCTCGATCCTGACAAGGAGGAGGCACCAGCAGggctgagagcagaggctggggcaggcaAACGGTGCTCGTAGCACCAAGCCCTGTCTCAAGGGAAACACAGCTCTTCTGAGCCCAGGGGCTGCGCTGCTGCTCCCCGGCGTGCAAGCTAATAAACCGTCCCTCTCTCGGCCTGAAGTTAGTTCCAGAGGGGTTTAAAACATTTTCGGGCATGGTACAAAGttgggagaaataaaaataataataataaattaaaaaaaaaacaaacaggcaactTTGAAAATCACTTGATAAGCAGCATTTGGGACACCAGTACACCCTGAGGTAGCCATTCCTTGGGGCAAATAGCAGATTTAGAGGTCTACAAAGGCCCCTTGGGCGAAGCACTGATAAAAACTGAATCCCACTGGCTTTTCCCGAGGCTATCCCCAGGTTTAGTGGCCTCATGGGACCCCAGGTCTCCAGTGTACCTTGGGGAAACCGAGACACTGTTCCCACACAGGTCTGCGTAAGGACAGCTCGACCCAGACCCTGACACTACCTTCTTCATGAAGACAGTATCCTGGCGCGAGCATTTCTCCACCTTCAGCTTCAGGACTGAGATGTCGCTGATGGTGCtgcaaggaaagggaagggaaaactcAGACAGAAGGAGGACGCACGATTCCCACACGCCTGCAGAGCTCTGGCCAGGAACGAGCCCTCTGGGAGGAACCAAGGGTGGGGAAGCTGAAGGGTGGCTTCAAAACCCGTGTGAGCAATTCGGATGTTGAAGAGAGCCAAACCACTACAGGATTTCAAGGCAGTGGCACTCAGGAACACAAAGGCAAGTTGACGAAGCAGCATGCACGCGGGCTACTTTAGCAGGACCACCGCAAACCCCATGGAGATACTTCCATGTGAGATCAGTCACCTTCTTCTGATTTAGCTTCGTTCCTCTCCAGAGTAAGGCTAGCTAAACGCAGCGCAGCGACACCAGCGCCCAGCAGGGCTATCTGTGGGGATGCAATGCAGTCGATGAAC
It encodes the following:
- the POMC gene encoding pro-opiomelanocortin, whose amino-acid sequence is MWGSLWSSLPVVLGLLLGHPAAASGPCWESGKCQDLATESGVLACAKACRAELSAEAPMYPGNGHLQPLSESVRKYVMSHFRWNKFGRRNSSSGHKRDEAAGVPLPPRRPAEGEEEEEEEGAGLEREEGKRSYSMEHFRWGKPVGRKRRPIKVYPNGVDEESAESYPLEFRRQLGPDAALGSPGFSKEDEEEEEGEEEKDSGSYRMRHFRWHAPLKDKRYGGFMTSEHSQTPLVTLFKNAIVKNAYKKGQ